One window from the genome of Oryctolagus cuniculus chromosome 1, mOryCun1.1, whole genome shotgun sequence encodes:
- the MISFA gene encoding mitochondrial sheath formation-associated protein: MIVLGWMLFVGFACYMGTFPEFTPPTLKWKEKRSVQASKARPRSRAVDEDLLLDNVEGI, encoded by the exons ATGATTGTGCTTGGCTGGATGCTTTTTGTTGGATTTGCATGTTACATGGGCACATTTCCAGAGTTCACG CCTCCAACCCTCAAGTGGAAAGAGAAGCGGTCTGTTCAGGCGAGCAAGGCACGGCCAAGGAGTCGGGCTGTGGATGAAGATCTGCTTCT GGACAATGTGGAAGGGATATAG